CCAAAGGTAACACAGCTTCTGCAAGTTGCACAGATTGCCACGGTGAGCATACGATATTACCTCACGATGATCCCAAATCTCCTATCGCAGCCATTAATGTATCGGGCAAAGTATGCACGCCTTGTCACGAATCTTTAAAGCTAACTGAAAAATATGGCATCGCAAGTAAACGGTATTCCACTTTTACAGATAGTTATCACGGGTTAGCAGGTAAGGGGGGCGATGTTACAGTTGCAAACTGCGCCTCGTGTCATGGATTTCACGATATAAAATCTTCAAAGGATTCTACATCTAAAACTCACAAAGCAAAATTGGCTGAAACTTGCGGAAGCTGCCATCCCGGAGCTAACGAAAATTTTACTAAAGGTTCTGTTCATATCAATGTAGAATCGAAAGATGAACCGATTCTGTATTTCATTGCTACAGCATACATCATTTTAATTATTTCAGTCGTTGGCGGGATGTTCGTTCACAACGTAGCCGACTTTTTCAGAAAAGGTAAACGGCAATTAATGGCACGGCGTGGTTTGATTGCTCACCACCAAGTGAGTCATAGGCTTTACTTAAGAATGAGTTTGTCGGAACGAATTCAACATGTAAGTTTGATGATTAGTTTTATTCTGCTGGTCATTACGGGATTTATGCTGAAGTATCCCGATGCATGGTGGGTTGTCCCTATTAGGGATGTGAGTCCGTTGGTTTTCGAGATTCGGGGTCTTCTACATCGAATTGCGGCTGTCGTGATGGTAGTAGCAAGTTTATACCATATTTATTATATTTTCTTTGTTCCGCGAGGAAAACAGCTCATTAAAGATTTGCTCCCGGTTCGTAAAGATATTTTAGATGCGATAGGCATCGTTAAATTTAATTTCGGTTTCAGTCAAGTAAAACCAAAGTTAGACCGTTTTAGTTACATCGAGAAAAGTGAATACTGGGCTCTAATTTGGGGCACTGCTGTTATGGTCATTACTGGTTTCATTTTGTGGTTCGACAATACCTTCATGGGGCTTTTAACTAAATTAGGATGGGATATTGCACGAACTATACATTATTACGAAGCATGGCTTGCAACTTTGTCGATAATCGTTTGGCATTTTTATTTTATTATATTTAATCCGGATGTTTATCCGATGAATTTGGCTTGGATCAAAGGAACGATTACTGAAACTGAAATGGAAGAAGAACATCCACTTGAATTAGAACGGATTAAAAGAGAAGAACAAAAAGCGATTGCTGAAGTTAATGAAGAAAATATGGTTGAAAATATAAAAAAATAAATTATAAATGAATCGTCAAAAAATATCTTTATTTAATTTATTCTTTTTTATTATAGGACTACTGTTTCTGTTTGGAAGTAATTTATCGGCGCAGGAGTCGGTAGAATGTTTAGCTTGCCATAGTGATGCAACGCTCACGAAAAAACGCGCGGGTAAAACCGTCTCATTGTATTTTAACGAAAAGAAATTTGCTAACTCAATCCATAGTCAATTCGAATGTATTAGCTGTCATACTGATCTTGGAGGAAAAGAATTTCCGCACGATGAAAATTTAGCAAAAGTCGATTGCGGTTCCTGTCATACAAAACAACAACAGTTGTATGCAGAATGCCTGCACGGCAAAGCTGAAAAACGTGGCGATAAATTGGCTCCGAGTTGCGTAGATTGTCACAGTAGCCACGACATCCTACCGGCTAAAGACCCTCAGTCGCAAGTTGACCCTTTGCATATTCCATATCTTTGTGGGAAATGTCATAAAGAAGGATCGCCGGTTCAAAGGCAAAGAAATATTCATCAGAGCAACATTCTCGAAAATTATTCCGAAAGTATGCACGGCGAAGGATTACTGAAGAAAGGATTAGTTGTAACTGCTACTTGCGTATCGTGCCATACAGCCCATCAAATTTTACCCCACACCGATTCACGTTCGACTATCGCACGAAAAAATATCGCGAATACCTGTGCACAATGCCATAAGCAGATTGAAGAAGTTCACCGCAAAGTAATCAAAGGCGAATTATGGGAAAAACAGTTGCACGTTCTTCCTGCATGTGTTGACTGCCATCAGCCGCATAAGGTTCGTAAAGTATTTTATGACCAAGGAATGGCTGACCGTGATTGTCTTGGCTGTCACGAAAAGTCGGAAATCAAATCCGCAAAAGACGGTCGCTCGCTAAATGTGAAAACCGACGACCTGATGCACTCCCGCCACAATCGCACTGCTTGCAGCCAATGTCACTCCGAGGTAAGTTCTTCAAAAACAAGGTCTTGCGAAACCATCAAATCAAAAGTGAACTGTGCATCCTGCCATGCTCAACAAGTTGAAGACTATCAAAAAAGTACTCACGGCGAATATTTTGCCAAGAACGATCCGAATTCACCTACTTGCAAAGAGTGCCACGGAACTCATAAAATTCTTGGAAAGCGTGATTCGAAATCACCCATCTTTCCGACTAACGTTCCAAACTTATGTGCACGCTGCCATCAGGAGGGTAAGAAAGCTGCGATGCGTTACACAGGTCCCGAACACGAAATTATTTCAAACTATTCTGAAAGTATCCACGGCAAAGGATTACTAAAAAGTGGGCTCGTTGTAACTGCTATGTGTACCGATTGCCACACAGCCCACAAAGAATTGCCGGCTAATAATCCGCAATCGAGTGTCCATCACGACAATATTGCAAAAACTTGTGGACGTTGTCATCACGGCATAGAAGAAAAATTTGAATCGAGCATTCATTCACAAAAATCGCACGTCGATAAAAAAGATTTACCAACTTGCCGCGACTGTCATACTGCCCACACTATAACGCGTGCTGATAAAGAAGGGTTTATGTTGGACATAATGAAGCGATGCGGGCGATGCCATCAGGATATCGCTAAAACCTATTTCGATACTTATCACGGCAAGGTTTCGCGGCTTGGTTATGTTAAAACTGCTAAATGTTACGATTGCCACGGGGCTCACGATATTTTCCCGGTTACAGATTCACGTTCCCGCTTAAGTCGTGAGAATGTAGTTAAAACTTGTCAGGAGTGCCACCCGGGAGCGAACAGACGTTTTGCTGGTTATCTAACTCACGCAACCCATCACGACCCTGAAAAATATCCATGGTTGTTTTGGACTTTCTGGGGGATGACAGGTTTGCTCATAACAACTTTTGTACTGGGAGGCATCCATACTTTGATGTGGATTCCACGCGCACTGCAAATGCGTCGTGAGATGAAGAAGCTTCATCAAAAAATTTCAGATAGCGGCGATAACAACCAATCTGAAAAGGAAAAGAAAAATGATTAGCAAACTTTTAGATAACGAATACATAGATAAAAACGAAAAACAAGTCATTCGTTTTACACGCTTCAATCGCCTGTTACATATCGTAATGATCGTCAGTTTTATCAGTCTTGCACTAACAGGTATGACTTTAAAATTTTCATATACCGGATGGGCAGTATTTATGGCTATGGTTTTTGGAGGTTTCGAAGGTGCGGGGCTTATTCACCGCACTGCTGCCGTTTTTCTTTTTGGAATTTTTGCCGCACACATCATTGATTTATTTAGACGAAAACGTAAAGAATACGGTTCAATGAAAAATTTACTTCTCGGTCCCAATACAATGCTACCTACAAAAAAAGACTTCAAAGATTTTTTCGGGTCTCTGAAGTGGTTCTTATGGTTAGGACCTCGACCAAATTATGGACGTTGGACTTATTGGGAAAAATTCGATTATTTTGCTGTGTTTTGGGGAATGATAGTAATTGGATCAACAGGTTTAATTCTGTGGTTTCCCGAAATTTTTACACTTATTTTACCCGGCGAGGTAATAAACATCGCTACAATAATTCACAGCGATGAAGCATTATTAGCGACAGGTTTTATTTTTACAGTTCACTTTTTTAATACACACTTACGACCTGAAAAATTTCCGATGGATATTTGTATTTTCACCGGAAGAATCCCGCTTGAGGAGTTTAAAATCGATAGACCTGCTGAATATGAAGAAATAATGAAAAAAGGTGAATTAGATAAGTATTTAGTCGATCCTTATCCCCCCATTGTTATCAGAGGGATTAAAATATTTGGGTGGACTGCACTGTTACTCGGTTTCAGTATGGTTATATGGATAATCTATGCAATGGTTTTTGCATATCAATAATATTTTCATTAGTTTTGTATCGGAAAATGTGTTAATTATTCAACTCATTTTGAAACCCCGCAATTTATCAATGTGATAGTTGTTCCTCTCATCATTATATACAACAATTTTAAGTATAATCGGTTCTTACTTTAGGGTGGTTCTAGTAATGAATAATGAAAAACGTGTGTTGAAGGGCGAAGTAGAAATTTACTTCAAAATTCAAAATTTGATATTCAATATTCGACATTCTTTTAATTTTTTAGAACCATACAATAATCAGAATATTAAAAAAATAAAAGGTAAACTATTATGATACGCAAACAAGATGCACTCGATTATCACTCACAAGGTCGTCCCGGGAAAATAGAAGTTATATCAACTAAATCCTGTTCAACCCAACGCGATCTCTCGCTCGCTTATTCTCCCGGTGTCGCAGAACCGTGTATGGAAATTTATCGTAATCCAGAAGATGCTTTTTTATACACTGCAAAAGGAAACTTAGTAGCAGTTATAAGTAACGGCACAGCAGTATTAGGTTTAGGCGATATCGGTGCCATCGCTGGTAAACCTGTTATGGAAGGGAAGGGAATTCTTTTTAAAAGATTTGCTGACATAGATGTTTTCGATATCGAAATCGATTCGCACGACCCGAAAGAAATTATAAAATGTGTTAAAATGTTAGAACCGACTTTTGGTGGGATCAACCTTGAAGATATTAAAGCTCCTGAATGTTTCGAGATTGAAGAAGAGTTAAAAAAGATAATGAACATTCCGGTATTCCACGATGACCAACACGGAACAGCAATCATCAGCGGTGCTGCACTGTTAAATGCGCTCGAAATTGTGGGTAAAAAAATCGATGAGATAAAAGTTGTGTTCAGCGGTGCGGGTGCATCGGGAATTGCTTGTGCGAAGTTTTACGAAACGCTCGGTGTAAAACATAAAAACATTCGATTAGTTGATACGAAA
This genomic stretch from Bacteroidota bacterium harbors:
- a CDS encoding cytochrome b/b6 domain-containing protein; the protein is MARSNFRFINILLLYIISSFSLSSFVFTQTKEDCLACHSDKTLTMDKKGKSVSLWVDKKTLATTPHAEFDCVNCHEGFDAGDIPHAKKIKPVNCLTCHNGDKVGLYTKSVHAKTKGGAKCKDCHGTHNIISLEKLRTPEGHKHEAETCGNCHKDVVDHYLQSDHGKALIAGIKGAPFCSDCHGEHTIKAITSKESNVSRDHEAEVCLKCHLDNPDVRAVVSPSAEFIKGYEMSVHGQALKAGKMNAATCSDCHGAHDMKKGSDRTALVSQQNIATTCGKCHTQVEKIYIESSHGKALAKGNTASASCTDCHGEHTILPHDDPKSPIAAINVSGKVCTPCHESLKLTEKYGIASKRYSTFTDSYHGLAGKGGDVTVANCASCHGFHDIKSSKDSTSKTHKAKLAETCGSCHPGANENFTKGSVHINVESKDEPILYFIATAYIILIISVVGGMFVHNVADFFRKGKRQLMARRGLIAHHQVSHRLYLRMSLSERIQHVSLMISFILLVITGFMLKYPDAWWVVPIRDVSPLVFEIRGLLHRIAAVVMVVASLYHIYYIFFVPRGKQLIKDLLPVRKDILDAIGIVKFNFGFSQVKPKLDRFSYIEKSEYWALIWGTAVMVITGFILWFDNTFMGLLTKLGWDIARTIHYYEAWLATLSIIVWHFYFIIFNPDVYPMNLAWIKGTITETEMEEEHPLELERIKREEQKAIAEVNEENMVENIKK
- a CDS encoding cytochrome c3 family protein — protein: MNRQKISLFNLFFFIIGLLFLFGSNLSAQESVECLACHSDATLTKKRAGKTVSLYFNEKKFANSIHSQFECISCHTDLGGKEFPHDENLAKVDCGSCHTKQQQLYAECLHGKAEKRGDKLAPSCVDCHSSHDILPAKDPQSQVDPLHIPYLCGKCHKEGSPVQRQRNIHQSNILENYSESMHGEGLLKKGLVVTATCVSCHTAHQILPHTDSRSTIARKNIANTCAQCHKQIEEVHRKVIKGELWEKQLHVLPACVDCHQPHKVRKVFYDQGMADRDCLGCHEKSEIKSAKDGRSLNVKTDDLMHSRHNRTACSQCHSEVSSSKTRSCETIKSKVNCASCHAQQVEDYQKSTHGEYFAKNDPNSPTCKECHGTHKILGKRDSKSPIFPTNVPNLCARCHQEGKKAAMRYTGPEHEIISNYSESIHGKGLLKSGLVVTAMCTDCHTAHKELPANNPQSSVHHDNIAKTCGRCHHGIEEKFESSIHSQKSHVDKKDLPTCRDCHTAHTITRADKEGFMLDIMKRCGRCHQDIAKTYFDTYHGKVSRLGYVKTAKCYDCHGAHDIFPVTDSRSRLSRENVVKTCQECHPGANRRFAGYLTHATHHDPEKYPWLFWTFWGMTGLLITTFVLGGIHTLMWIPRALQMRREMKKLHQKISDSGDNNQSEKEKKND